A region of Rahnella aceris DNA encodes the following proteins:
- a CDS encoding flavocytochrome c, whose amino-acid sequence MSTNHLLLSPFTLPNGTELKNRILMAPMTTCTGFYDGTVTSELVEYYRARAGSIGTVIVECCFVDDKGLAFPGAIGIDNDSKIDGLAKIAAAVKSQGSKALLQIYHGGRMSEPKLIGGQQPVAPSALAAPRDGAATPVALTADEVDGMITKFGEGVRRAIEAGFDGVEIHGANTYLIQQFFSPNSNQRDDKWGGSRENRARFPLAVLDITHEMAKKYADSSFIIGYRFSPEELEEPGIRFADTMYLLEQLAARGLDYLHFSLGYSLRPSIVDTTDPTPLIDKYVAMRSDTLAKIPVMGVGGIVNKSDAEMALEHGYDMIAIGKACIAYPDWTDRIAADQKLDLFIDSTQREALTIPEPLWRFSLVDAMIRDMSMTSKKFKAGVFREKVQDPAHELAVNVSLETDRITDIALEAGADTDVEFTTSFEIIRSRILDANSPHVDAVTGATEQSEAVKKAVSKAIAKSCKAQLLEEGGSLNEPQNYDVVVVGSGGAGLAAAIQACDEGAKVLIVEKMSTIGGNTIKASVGMNAAETRYQRLKGIEDSKELFYQETLKGGQFKNNTVLLKEFIERAPQAVEWLADHHIELSDITITGGMSIDRTHRPADRSAVGGFLISGLVKNLNKRNIDVMLDTSVTEIRYADGAVQGVQLLNDDNEVLMINAKSVIVATGGFSANREMVVKYRPELDGFVTTNHKGATGSGIAILQNIGAGTVDMGEIQIHPTVEQTTSYLISEAIRGGGAILVSQAGKRFFNEMETRDKVSANIIALPEKFAYVVFDEQVRLNNKAADEYIAKGFVISGSSPRDLAAKLEMNSDAFLATLESYNVAVDKQHDTEFGRKTALRHPINQGPFYAIRIAPGVHHTMGGVTINTETCVLDAQQQVLGGAFAAGEVVGGIHGGNRIGGNAVADIIIFGILAGQNAAKFAMR is encoded by the coding sequence ATGAGCACCAACCACCTGTTATTAAGTCCGTTCACTCTGCCCAATGGTACTGAGTTGAAAAACCGCATTCTGATGGCGCCAATGACCACCTGCACCGGCTTTTACGACGGCACCGTCACCAGCGAGCTGGTTGAATATTACCGCGCCCGTGCCGGCAGCATCGGCACCGTGATTGTTGAATGCTGTTTTGTCGATGATAAAGGTCTGGCATTCCCCGGCGCTATCGGTATCGATAACGACAGCAAAATCGACGGTCTGGCAAAAATCGCCGCAGCCGTGAAATCTCAGGGCTCAAAAGCCCTTTTGCAGATTTATCACGGTGGCCGCATGAGCGAGCCAAAACTGATTGGTGGCCAGCAGCCGGTTGCGCCAAGCGCACTGGCGGCACCACGTGACGGTGCAGCCACACCGGTGGCACTGACGGCAGATGAAGTTGACGGCATGATCACCAAATTCGGTGAAGGCGTGCGTCGTGCGATTGAAGCCGGTTTTGACGGCGTGGAAATCCACGGCGCGAACACCTATCTGATCCAGCAATTCTTCTCGCCGAATTCCAACCAGCGTGACGACAAATGGGGCGGCAGCCGCGAAAACCGCGCCCGCTTCCCGCTGGCTGTTCTCGATATCACCCATGAGATGGCGAAGAAATACGCCGATTCTTCTTTCATCATCGGTTATCGTTTCTCACCAGAAGAGCTGGAAGAACCGGGGATCCGTTTTGCCGACACAATGTATCTGCTGGAACAGCTTGCTGCCCGCGGGCTGGATTACCTGCATTTCTCCCTCGGGTACTCGCTGCGTCCTTCCATTGTTGATACCACTGATCCGACGCCACTGATCGACAAATATGTCGCGATGCGTTCCGACACACTGGCCAAAATTCCGGTGATGGGCGTGGGCGGTATCGTGAATAAATCCGATGCGGAAATGGCGCTTGAACACGGCTATGACATGATCGCCATCGGTAAAGCCTGCATCGCTTATCCGGACTGGACTGACCGTATCGCAGCCGATCAGAAACTCGACCTGTTTATCGACAGCACACAACGCGAAGCCCTGACCATTCCTGAACCGCTGTGGCGTTTCTCGCTGGTGGACGCGATGATCCGCGACATGAGCATGACCTCGAAGAAATTCAAAGCCGGTGTGTTCCGGGAAAAAGTGCAGGATCCTGCGCATGAACTGGCCGTTAACGTCAGTCTGGAAACCGACCGCATTACGGATATCGCGCTGGAAGCGGGCGCGGACACGGATGTGGAATTCACCACCAGCTTTGAAATTATCCGCAGCCGTATTCTCGACGCTAACAGCCCGCACGTCGATGCGGTGACCGGCGCAACCGAGCAAAGTGAAGCGGTGAAAAAAGCCGTCTCCAAAGCCATCGCCAAATCCTGCAAAGCGCAGTTGCTGGAAGAGGGCGGCAGCCTGAATGAACCACAAAACTACGACGTTGTGGTCGTCGGCAGCGGCGGTGCCGGTCTGGCGGCAGCGATTCAGGCCTGTGACGAAGGGGCGAAAGTCCTGATCGTCGAGAAAATGTCGACCATCGGCGGTAACACCATTAAAGCGTCGGTCGGTATGAACGCCGCGGAAACCCGTTATCAGCGCCTGAAAGGTATCGAAGACAGCAAAGAGCTGTTCTATCAGGAAACCCTGAAAGGCGGTCAGTTCAAAAACAATACTGTCCTGCTGAAAGAGTTCATCGAACGTGCGCCGCAGGCGGTGGAATGGCTGGCCGATCACCATATTGAACTGAGTGACATCACCATTACCGGCGGGATGAGCATCGACCGCACGCACCGTCCGGCGGACCGCAGTGCAGTGGGCGGCTTCCTGATCAGCGGTCTGGTGAAGAATCTTAACAAACGTAATATCGACGTGATGCTCGATACGTCGGTCACGGAAATCCGTTATGCCGATGGTGCGGTACAGGGCGTGCAGTTGCTCAATGACGACAATGAAGTGCTGATGATTAATGCCAAAAGCGTGATCGTCGCCACCGGTGGTTTCAGCGCCAACCGCGAAATGGTGGTGAAATATCGCCCTGAACTGGACGGTTTCGTGACCACCAACCACAAAGGCGCCACCGGTAGCGGCATCGCCATTCTGCAGAATATTGGCGCAGGCACGGTGGATATGGGCGAAATTCAGATCCACCCTACGGTTGAACAAACCACGTCTTATCTGATTTCGGAGGCCATTCGTGGCGGCGGGGCGATTCTGGTCAGTCAGGCGGGAAAACGCTTCTTCAACGAAATGGAAACCCGCGACAAAGTATCGGCGAACATCATCGCGTTGCCGGAGAAATTTGCTTACGTGGTGTTTGACGAGCAGGTGCGCCTGAACAATAAAGCGGCTGATGAATACATTGCGAAAGGGTTTGTTATCAGCGGCAGTTCACCACGTGATCTGGCGGCGAAACTGGAAATGAACTCCGATGCCTTCCTGGCAACGCTGGAAAGTTACAACGTCGCCGTGGATAAACAGCACGACACGGAGTTTGGCCGTAAAACTGCGCTGCGCCACCCGATCAATCAGGGGCCGTTCTATGCTATCCGTATCGCACCCGGCGTGCATCACACCATGGGTGGCGTAACCATCAACACCGAAACCTGCGTGCTGGACGCGCAGCAACAGGTGCTCGGCGGCGCATTTGCGGCGGGTGAAGTGGTTGGCGGTATCCACGGCGGCAACCGTATCGGCGGTAATGCCGTTGCAGATATCATTATCTTCGGTATCCTTGCAGGGCAAAACGCCGCGAAATTCGCGATGCGGTAA
- a CDS encoding FAD:protein FMN transferase, producing MTPDDRVYAYSAVLMGSPILLKLFEHNESLASGVFRLIKLQENTFTVNRAHSDIMAINHAAGRDPVTVSEPVYALIRRAKAISCLPDSHFNFTIGPLVKRWKIGFNGHTIPAAQDIKTLLALTDPEDVILDEQTRSVFLQKAGMEIDLGAIAKGYIADVVRDYLREQQVENALINLGGNVQTLGSGAEGAWAIGLKKPFSDPDALIGVINVIGKSVVTSGIYERYFELDGHCYHHILDPKTGYPLDNELLSVTIVSEDSIDGDIWTTLLYGMGVEKSLAYMSQIPHIEAIFVTRDGRIILSSQRQFTFMPLDDRYRLVTY from the coding sequence ATGACGCCAGACGATCGTGTTTATGCTTATTCCGCTGTTTTGATGGGTTCGCCCATTCTTCTCAAGCTGTTTGAACATAACGAAAGTCTGGCGTCTGGCGTTTTCAGGCTGATCAAATTGCAGGAAAACACCTTCACGGTGAACCGCGCGCACTCCGATATTATGGCGATTAACCATGCCGCAGGACGTGACCCTGTCACCGTCAGCGAACCGGTCTATGCATTAATCCGCCGTGCGAAAGCCATCAGTTGCCTGCCGGACAGCCATTTTAATTTCACCATCGGCCCGCTGGTCAAGCGCTGGAAAATCGGCTTCAACGGTCACACCATCCCGGCTGCACAGGATATCAAGACATTGCTGGCGCTGACCGATCCTGAAGACGTGATCCTTGATGAACAAACCCGTTCGGTGTTTCTGCAAAAAGCCGGCATGGAAATCGACCTCGGGGCGATTGCCAAAGGTTATATCGCCGATGTTGTGCGGGATTACCTGCGGGAACAACAGGTTGAGAACGCATTAATCAATCTGGGCGGTAACGTACAAACGCTGGGTTCCGGTGCGGAAGGGGCATGGGCGATTGGGCTGAAAAAACCGTTTTCGGACCCGGACGCGCTGATCGGTGTGATCAACGTCATCGGCAAATCGGTGGTGACGTCCGGTATTTACGAGCGTTATTTCGAACTGGACGGGCACTGTTATCATCATATCCTTGACCCGAAAACCGGTTATCCGCTGGATAACGAACTGCTCAGCGTGACCATTGTTTCTGAGGATTCAATAGACGGGGATATCTGGACAACGTTGCTGTACGGGATGGGCGTGGAGAAGAGTCTGGCATATATGTCGCAGATTCCGCACATCGAGGCGATTTTCGTCACCCGCGACGGGCGGATTATCTTGTCATCTCAGCGGCAGTTTACCTTCATGCCACTGGATGACCGTTATCGTCTGGTGACTTACTGA
- the dcuR gene encoding two-component system response regulator DcuR, which yields MINVLIVDDDAMVAELNRCYVGQIDGFACCGTASTLQQAKDLVLNSELSIDLILLDVYMQQDNGLDLLPELRNARRPVDVIVISSAADAETIKKSLNYGVVDYLIKPFQFSRFEEALTGWQQKKTLMDNQQYYEQSDVDRLIHGNNTAAADTKKLPKGLTLQTLRTLCQWIDAHPTMEFSTDELATSVNISRVSCRKYLIWLAQMNILFTSIHYGVTGRPVYRYRLQADHYSLLKQYCQ from the coding sequence TTGATCAATGTACTGATAGTTGATGATGATGCCATGGTGGCAGAGCTGAACCGATGTTATGTCGGCCAGATTGACGGCTTCGCGTGCTGCGGCACCGCGTCGACGCTGCAACAGGCGAAAGATCTGGTACTGAATTCAGAACTGTCTATCGACCTGATTTTGCTCGACGTCTATATGCAGCAGGATAACGGGCTGGATTTGCTGCCTGAACTGCGTAACGCCCGACGGCCTGTCGACGTCATTGTCATTTCTTCGGCTGCAGATGCAGAAACCATCAAAAAATCGCTTAATTATGGCGTGGTGGATTATCTGATCAAACCGTTCCAGTTTTCCCGTTTTGAGGAAGCACTGACCGGCTGGCAGCAGAAGAAAACACTGATGGATAATCAGCAGTATTACGAACAGTCAGACGTTGACCGGCTGATCCACGGCAACAATACTGCGGCGGCGGACACCAAAAAGTTGCCGAAAGGCTTAACGCTGCAGACATTACGCACATTGTGTCAGTGGATTGATGCCCATCCGACAATGGAATTTTCCACGGATGAACTGGCAACGTCCGTGAATATTTCGCGGGTGTCTTGTCGTAAATACCTGATCTGGCTGGCACAGATGAACATTTTGTTCACCAGCATTCATTACGGCGTCACGGGCCGGCCGGTATATCGTTACCGTCTGCAGGCCGATCACTACTCGTTGCTGAAGCAGTACTGTCAGTAA
- a CDS encoding sensor histidine kinase — translation MSDSQQRHSVRKHPMKLSTSVSLMISAVIASVLLVVHMLYFVQVSDTTRDGVKEKALAVARTMADLPETKRALLLPPDSNIIQPIASAVQKRNDLLFIVVTNMDGIRYSHPNADVISHHFIGDDINPALLGNENVSINKGTLDKALRVFTPVYDDHHKQIGVVAIGISLVKVTEQINKSRWSILWTVLFGLMVGALGTYCLVKLLKRILFGLEPYEISTLFEQRQAMLQSIKEGVIAVDDQAHVTLINQTARQTFRETAIDVTPDADSLPLIANLRDVLNTGVPRRDEEINFKGRLLLSNTVPVRNNGVIIGAICTFRDKTEVSQLMQRLSGMVNYADSLRERSHEFMNKLHVILGLLHMKSYAQLEDYILKTANNYQAEIGSLLLKIKSPVIAGFLLSKMNRASDTRHLLTLSDDSLLPDNNNEDQVAALITVLGNLIENALDALGDQPDGEVSVLLHYQNGSLACIVSDDGPGIQPENIDAIFEKGVSSKGDQRGMGLFLAKQQVESLGGTITVESEPDVYTQFFVQLPWDAERTNS, via the coding sequence ATGAGCGACTCGCAGCAACGCCATTCCGTGCGCAAGCACCCCATGAAACTCAGCACGTCAGTCAGCCTGATGATAAGCGCCGTGATTGCGTCTGTTTTGCTGGTTGTCCATATGCTCTATTTTGTTCAGGTGAGCGACACCACCCGTGATGGTGTGAAAGAAAAGGCCCTGGCCGTCGCCAGAACCATGGCAGATTTGCCCGAAACAAAACGCGCTCTGCTGCTGCCCCCTGACAGTAATATTATTCAGCCCATCGCCAGCGCAGTGCAAAAACGTAATGACCTGCTCTTTATTGTGGTCACCAATATGGATGGCATCCGTTATTCGCATCCGAATGCGGATGTGATCAGTCATCATTTTATCGGCGATGACATTAATCCGGCGCTGCTCGGCAACGAAAATGTCTCCATCAACAAAGGTACGCTCGACAAAGCGCTGCGCGTATTCACGCCGGTCTATGATGATCACCATAAGCAAATCGGTGTGGTTGCCATCGGGATTTCGCTGGTCAAAGTCACTGAGCAAATCAATAAAAGTCGCTGGAGTATTCTGTGGACGGTGCTTTTCGGCCTGATGGTCGGCGCGCTGGGCACTTACTGTCTGGTGAAATTGCTCAAACGTATTTTGTTCGGGCTGGAACCTTATGAAATTTCGACACTGTTTGAACAACGTCAGGCGATGTTGCAGTCGATCAAAGAAGGGGTGATAGCCGTCGACGATCAGGCGCATGTCACGCTGATCAACCAGACGGCGCGGCAGACTTTCCGTGAAACCGCCATCGACGTAACGCCGGACGCCGATTCCCTGCCACTTATCGCCAACCTTCGCGATGTGCTCAATACCGGCGTGCCGCGCCGTGACGAAGAAATCAACTTCAAGGGGCGTTTGCTGCTGAGCAACACCGTACCGGTACGCAACAACGGCGTCATCATTGGCGCGATATGTACATTCAGGGATAAAACCGAAGTCAGCCAGTTAATGCAGCGCCTGAGCGGAATGGTAAACTATGCAGATTCGTTGCGTGAACGTTCGCATGAATTCATGAACAAACTGCATGTGATCCTCGGATTACTGCACATGAAAAGTTATGCTCAGCTTGAGGATTACATTCTCAAAACGGCCAATAACTATCAGGCGGAAATCGGTTCACTGTTGCTGAAAATAAAGTCTCCGGTGATTGCCGGTTTCCTGCTCAGCAAGATGAACCGCGCATCGGACACCCGGCATCTGTTAACGCTCAGCGATGACAGTCTGCTGCCGGATAATAATAATGAAGATCAGGTGGCAGCACTGATTACCGTGCTGGGCAATCTGATTGAAAATGCGCTGGATGCGCTTGGCGATCAGCCTGATGGTGAAGTCAGCGTCTTGCTGCACTATCAGAATGGTTCGCTGGCCTGCATCGTCAGTGATGACGGGCCGGGCATTCAGCCGGAAAATATTGACGCAATATTCGAAAAGGGTGTGTCGTCGAAAGGCGATCAGCGGGGCATGGGACTTTTTCTTGCTAAACAGCAAGTGGAAAGCCTCGGCGGAACGATTACTGTAGAATCGGAACCTGATGTTTACACTCAATTTTTTGTACAACTTCCCTGGGATGCCGAGAGGACAAATTCTTGA
- a CDS encoding RcnB family protein: MRHSKIVMLSALVVSSLLPLANTAFAASNSHEIKSFYDDSKLYSIGDQVPALYRTKPYEIVGWQERHLPAPDAGSHWTYIGGSYALITDTDGKILKAENGDIYFQ; the protein is encoded by the coding sequence ATGCGTCATTCTAAAATTGTTATGTTATCAGCCCTGGTTGTTTCATCGTTGTTACCTCTGGCTAACACGGCATTTGCCGCGTCAAACTCACATGAAATCAAATCGTTCTACGATGATTCCAAATTGTATTCCATCGGCGATCAGGTGCCTGCGCTGTACCGCACCAAACCCTATGAAATCGTCGGCTGGCAGGAACGTCACCTGCCTGCACCCGATGCGGGCAGCCACTGGACTTACATCGGCGGCAGCTACGCGCTGATCACCGACACCGACGGGAAGATCCTCAAAGCCGAAAACGGCGATATTTACTTCCAGTAA
- a CDS encoding SDR family oxidoreductase, translating to MNNKTIPTSLNEPHVDAYPTPPFEHQKQPFPGLASKMHPVPDHGEKTYKGSARLEGRKALITGGDSGIGRAVAIAFAREGAQVAINYLPEEEPDAKEVVDLLWAEGRKVIAIPGDIRDEKFCQQLVKEAEEKLGGLDLLVNNAGRQQFCDSIKDLTTEAFDATFKTNVYAMFWITKAALEFIPRGGSIINTTSVQAFLPSDNLLDYSSTKASIMAFTKGLAKQLAEDGIRVNGVAAGPYWTPLQISGGQPQEKIESFGEQAPLKRPGQPAEIAAIYVTLASNDNSYSSGQIWCSDGGTGTV from the coding sequence ATGAACAACAAAACAATCCCGACTTCCCTGAATGAACCTCACGTTGATGCGTATCCGACGCCGCCGTTTGAGCATCAGAAGCAGCCGTTTCCGGGGCTGGCCAGCAAAATGCACCCTGTCCCCGATCATGGCGAAAAAACCTACAAAGGCAGTGCCCGGCTGGAAGGCCGTAAAGCGCTGATCACCGGCGGTGACTCCGGCATTGGTCGTGCGGTGGCGATTGCCTTCGCTCGCGAAGGTGCGCAGGTCGCCATCAATTATCTGCCGGAAGAAGAGCCCGATGCCAAAGAAGTGGTCGATCTGTTATGGGCCGAAGGGCGGAAAGTGATCGCCATTCCGGGCGATATCCGTGACGAGAAATTCTGCCAGCAACTGGTGAAAGAAGCCGAAGAGAAACTCGGCGGGCTGGATCTGCTGGTCAATAACGCCGGTCGTCAGCAGTTCTGTGATTCGATTAAGGATCTGACCACTGAAGCGTTTGACGCCACGTTCAAAACTAACGTGTATGCGATGTTCTGGATAACCAAAGCGGCGCTGGAATTCATTCCTCGCGGCGGTTCGATCATTAATACCACCTCCGTGCAGGCGTTTTTACCGAGCGATAACTTGCTCGATTATTCATCAACCAAAGCCTCGATCATGGCCTTCACCAAAGGGCTGGCTAAACAGCTCGCGGAGGATGGCATCCGCGTGAACGGCGTTGCAGCGGGGCCATACTGGACGCCGTTGCAGATTTCAGGCGGTCAGCCGCAGGAAAAAATCGAGTCGTTTGGTGAGCAGGCTCCTCTGAAGCGTCCGGGGCAACCTGCGGAAATCGCCGCGATATACGTGACGCTGGCCTCAAACGACAACAGCTATTCCTCAGGACAAATCTGGTGTTCTGATGGGGGAACTGGCACGGTATAA
- a CDS encoding MurR/RpiR family transcriptional regulator — MAAIPVKRRIDVFGERYRARAPSLSPGLQAVVSYIHNNRESALEATAMDIAAATEVSDATVVRAVQALGFAGLRDMKKTLEAWFGTAVNSEEKMSTTVSELASDINSGINFVLDGHKRACDTLAEPANRQAISEAIALLINARQVAVFGLNASGILADYSTRLFSRIGIPAVSLNRSGIALAEQLINLQRGDVLIMMAQKSAHREGRTAIQEAKRLNIPLILLTNASDSFFAKQADIVINVPRGGENGRMPLHGTVLVCLEMLILSLASATASRTLKTMKRIQDLNQSLKSANKIRKLQDGV; from the coding sequence ATGGCTGCCATTCCGGTAAAAAGACGTATTGATGTTTTCGGTGAACGCTACCGCGCCCGGGCGCCCTCACTGTCTCCCGGCTTGCAGGCGGTGGTGTCTTATATCCACAACAACCGTGAATCGGCGCTGGAAGCCACGGCAATGGATATTGCAGCCGCGACAGAAGTTTCGGATGCCACTGTAGTACGCGCCGTTCAGGCACTCGGTTTCGCCGGATTACGCGACATGAAAAAGACGCTGGAAGCCTGGTTTGGTACGGCGGTGAACTCGGAAGAGAAGATGAGCACGACGGTCAGCGAACTGGCCAGCGATATCAATTCGGGTATCAACTTCGTTCTCGACGGGCATAAACGTGCCTGCGATACGCTGGCGGAGCCCGCTAACCGGCAGGCCATTTCTGAAGCTATCGCGCTGCTGATTAATGCGCGCCAGGTGGCGGTGTTTGGTCTGAACGCTTCAGGCATTTTAGCGGACTACAGCACACGGCTTTTTAGCCGGATTGGCATTCCGGCAGTATCACTTAACCGCTCAGGCATTGCGCTGGCGGAACAGCTCATAAACCTGCAACGCGGCGATGTCCTGATCATGATGGCGCAGAAAAGTGCTCATCGTGAGGGCAGAACGGCAATACAGGAAGCAAAGCGTCTGAATATCCCTCTCATTTTACTGACCAACGCCAGTGATTCTTTTTTTGCAAAGCAAGCTGATATTGTCATCAATGTTCCGCGCGGTGGTGAAAATGGCCGCATGCCGCTCCATGGCACGGTACTGGTCTGTCTGGAAATGCTGATTTTATCCCTTGCCTCGGCTACCGCATCGCGGACCCTGAAAACCATGAAGCGCATTCAGGATCTCAATCAGTCTCTGAAATCCGCGAATAAAATCAGAAAGTTGCAGGACGGCGTGTAG